The genomic interval TCGATAATTCTTGTGCCACAAAATGCATAGTCGGTCGTGAATCTGGTCTACTTCTAGTACATGACAATGCCAAGCTCACCATCAACACCACAACAGCTGATAATCTCCCAGTAGGAAGTAACAATCGTTGATCTAACATATCTTTCAATAACAGATTCTCTGCTAATGTTTCTGATCGAGCTGATAATAAAGATTCCAAAAGCTCTCCTGGGTGCTTTCCCATCATAATTTCTAAAGCTACCACTCCAAAGCTATACACATCACACTTTTCAGTTACACGCATAGTCAAAGCCAATTCTGCACGACAAAACAAATTTTAGAAAACAAGAACACTTAAAAAGAATTTCATGTAAGCACTAATTAATAACGAGTACAATAGTAATTACCTGGGGCCATGTAGCCATAGGATCCAACTACATTTGTCCAAATGGACGAGTCAGGCATCAACAATCGAGCTGTGCCAAAGTCCGACAATATTGGAACAAAATCACAGCCAAGTAGTACATTGCTTAAGGATATGTCGCGATGAACAATTGGTGGAGAACAATCGTGGTGCAAGTATGAGATTGCATGGGCCAATCCTTGAACAATCTTCACTCTTGAATCCCAATCAAGATCTGTTGAGTCATATAATACTTTAGCAAGACTCCCCCTGTTTGCATACTTATACACTAAGTACAAACCATTGTTTCTTGAACAGAACCCATAAAGCTTTACAATGTTTCGATGTCGGACTTCCGTCAGAGTTCGGATCTCATTCTGGAAACTGATGCGACTAACTTCTGAAATATCACTTGAATCTGACATGTGCAACCGCTTAACCGCAAGAACTAACTCATGTGCTCTCAATATGGCCTTGTAAACGGTACCAAAACCTCCTTTCCCAATGCAATACTTGTCATCAAAGTCTTCAGTTGCCTCTACAATTTCTCCAAACGTGAATTTTGCTTCCTTCTCCCATATCAATGACTCATGCGCACCATTTTTTTTGGAATCTCTTTTGTTCTTATCCAACACTTTGAGTTTATGACACAATATGAGAGTGATAACAATGACAGTAACAAACAGTACCAGGCCACAAACAAGACCAATGATCAATATAAGACCATTGCTAATTTTGTTTCTTTGCCTTCTACAGGGATTAAGTCCTATAGCTTTTCCACACAATCCGAGATTTCTATCATAAAAACTTATTGAAGCATTTTGGAATATTTTTCCAGTCGGGATTAGACCCGTCAagttgttgtaagaaaaatcAATGTAACGTATGCTTATTAGGTTGGAAAATGATTGGGGAATACTTCCTGAGAGGTGGTTATGAGAGAtgtttagaatttccaacattgTAAGCTTGGACAGGCTTGTGGGTATCTCTCCAACAAGTAAATTATTGCTAAGATCCAATAAATAACGTATAGACACCAAATTTCCAAGCTCTGGTGGTATATCACTAGATAGCATATTGTGACTGAGGTTTAAGCTCAATAATCCTTTACAATTACCTAACAAATCTGGTATTTCACCAGCTAAATTGTTTCTCGAAAGATCAAGATCCAATAGGCTGGTCAAGTATGATAGACTTGGAGGGATTACCCCTATTAGATGATTATTGCTGAGATTAAGCTGGTACAAAAGTTTAAGATTTCCTAATTGAGTTGGAATTGGCCCATTCAATTTGTTCGATTCTAGGCTCAAAACTTTCAACTTTTTCAAACTCCCGAGTTCTGGAGGGATCTTACCAGAGATTTTATTTTGACCCATCTGCAATCTGGTGAGATTCTGACATTGTCCCCATGTACTTGATATATGGCCAATGAATTGGTTGTTGTTTAAGAAAATGGAATTAAGATTTGGGTGAACTCCAAAAGCATTGGTAATGTTGTCTGTGAATCGATTCTCATCAAGCCTTACTCTTTTTAATTTTGTGCAGTTTCTCAGGCACTTGGGCAATTCTCCTGTAAACTTATTGTTGTTTGCACCCAAATACTCTAGATTGAACTCGCTACACAGACCTTGTGGCAGCTTTCCGAAGAAATTGTTATTTCCAAACGCAACGAATTTCAAATTAGGACTGTTCTTCCCAAAATCTCGAGGGACTTTCCCGGTGAAATTATTTGTAAAAACATTGAACACCTCCAAGTTACGAAGCATGGAAATATTAACCGGCAACTCTCCTGATAGTTGGTTAGTGTCGACAGCAAAATGTGTGAGGAATTCTAGATTTCCAATCTCTGGCGCGATGGTTCCAAGCAAATTGTTTCTGGAAAGGACCACAAAGATGAGGTTTTTTAAGTTCCATAGAGAAGTTGGAATCGGACCTGTGAGATGGTTCGAAGaaagatataattttttaagtttctttaagtttcCAATCTCTAAAGGAATCGAACCAGTGAAATTATTGTTGAAAACATAGAAAGCCTCCAAATTATTAAGATTGGAAATATTAACCGGCAACTCTCCTGTTAGTTGATTGTTGCTTACATCAAAAGTGGACAGGAGTTTTAGATTTCCAATCTGTGGTGGGATGGTTCCAACCAGATTGTTTTTGAAAAGTTGCATAAGTGTGAGATTTTTGAGGTTCCATAGAGAAGTTGGAATAGGACCTGTGAGATGATTATATGAAAGATCTAATATTTTAAGTTTCGTCAAGTTTCCAATCTCTGAAGGAATTAAACCAgtgaaattattttcaaaaacaaataatTCCTCCAAGTTACTTAGCCTTGAGATGTTAACTGGTAGGGCTCCTGATAGTTGGTTggtatttacataaaaaaagaTGAGGCTTTTGAGGTTCCCCAAAGAAGTTGGAATTGGACCTGTGAGATTGTTATAAGAAAGATccaatattttaagttgtaatagATTTTCGAGTTGGCCAATGGAAGAAGGAATACTCCCACTAAAGAAATTTTCATGCAGTTCAAGAACCTCAAGATCATATAGAAGACTAATTTCACTGGGAATATAACCTTTGAGAAAATTAGTTTGCAAATGAAGGTGTTTGAGCTTAGAAAGTTTCGAAATGTTAGATGACAAATGTCCAACGAATTTGTTATCTGTGAGATTGAAAGATTGGAGTTTGACAAGATTAGAAAATACAGATTGTGGAATTGATCCAGTCCAACTATTTTGAGACAAGTCAAGGAAAGTCAAGTTCCTACACTTTGATATGAAACCTGGGAATGTTGAATTAAACTGGTTCCTATAAAGATCAAGGTAGGTTAAAGAAGGCATGCTTGAAAATTTAGACCAATCTGAATTCGCAAAAGAGTTTGCTCCAAGGGATAAGTACCATACCTTTGGTAGATGGGTGAGCTGGTAAGGTATTGGCCCCTCAAGGGAATTGTTGCAGAGACTGAGATATTGAAGCTCTGACAATTGGCTTATCTCCACTGGAATTTTTCCTTCAAAATGATTGTCACTCAAGTCCAACAAAGTGAGCATGGTGAGATTACCAATGGCTGTTGGTATCGAACCAACGAGTTTGTTATTGTTGAGGTTGAAGACTGTGATattaaagaaaggagagaagtTGAACTGATCCAATTTTACATTGAGTTCCAAGTTGGAGAGATCTATTTGTGAGATTTCTCCATTGGAACCATCACAGATAACATTAGTCCAGTTGCAGAGATTAATGATGTTGTTGTTGTCCCATGAAGCTAGATTAGATGATTCCATTGCTAAGCTTTTCTTCCATGTTATGAGAGCTTCTGCTTGTGTTCTTGGTGAGGAAGTAATCTTCAATGGAAGCAAGGAAAGCAcaaaaatatgaagaagaagaagagagaaacaAGTTGTTGGAACTCTTTTCATGGTGTTGATATGAATGTGTAATAATTACTAATTTTGATGATCCTAATAATAATCTACTAATTCCATCACGTTCTTAATTCTCAAAAGTCAG from Cannabis sativa cultivar Pink pepper isolate KNU-18-1 chromosome 4, ASM2916894v1, whole genome shotgun sequence carries:
- the LOC115713883 gene encoding probable leucine-rich repeat receptor-like protein kinase At1g35710, which encodes MESSNLASWDNNNIINLCNWTNVICDGSNGEISQIDLSNLELNVKLDQFNFSPFFNITVFNLNNNKLVGSIPTAIGNLTMLTLLDLSDNHFEGKIPVEISQLSELQYLSLCNNSLEGPIPYQLTHLPKVWYLSLGANSFANSDWSKFSSMPSLTYLDLYRNQFNSTFPGFISKCRNLTFLDLSQNSWTGSIPQSVFSNLVKLQSFNLTDNKFVGHLSSNISKLSKLKHLHLQTNFLKGYIPSEISLLYDLEVLELHENFFSGSIPSSIGQLENLLQLKILDLSYNNLTGPIPTSLGNLKSLIFFYVNTNQLSGALPVNISRLSNLEELFVFENNFTGLIPSEIGNLTKLKILDLSYNHLTGPIPTSLWNLKNLTLMQLFKNNLVGTIPPQIGNLKLLSTFDVSNNQLTGELPVNISNLNNLEAFYVFNNNFTGSIPLEIGNLKKLKKLYLSSNHLTGPIPTSLWNLKNLIFVVLSRNNLLGTIAPEIGNLEFLTHFAVDTNQLSGELPVNISMLRNLEVFNVFTNNFTGKVPRDFGKNSPNLKFVAFGNNNFFGKLPQGLCSEFNLEYLGANNNKFTGELPKCLRNCTKLKRVRLDENRFTDNITNAFGVHPNLNSIFLNNNQFIGHISSTWGQCQNLTRLQMGQNKISGKIPPELGSLKKLKVLSLESNKLNGPIPTQLGNLKLLYQLNLSNNHLIGVIPPSLSYLTSLLDLDLSRNNLAGEIPDLLGNCKGLLSLNLSHNMLSSDIPPELGNLVSIRYLLDLSNNLLVGEIPTSLSKLTMLEILNISHNHLSGSIPQSFSNLISIRYIDFSYNNLTGLIPTGKIFQNASISFYDRNLGLCGKAIGLNPCRRQRNKISNGLILIIGLVCGLVLFVTVIVITLILCHKLKVLDKNKRDSKKNGAHESLIWEKEAKFTFGEIVEATEDFDDKYCIGKGGFGTVYKAILRAHELVLAVKRLHMSDSSDISEVSRISFQNEIRTLTEVRHRNIVKLYGFCSRNNGLYLVYKYANRGSLAKVLYDSTDLDWDSRVKIVQGLAHAISYLHHDCSPPIVHRDISLSNVLLGCDFVPILSDFGTARLLMPDSSIWTNVVGSYGYMAPELALTMRVTEKCDVYSFGVVALEIMMGKHPGELLESLLSARSETLAENLLLKDMLDQRLLLPTGRLSAVVVLMVSLALSCTRSRPDSRPTMHFVAQELSTRSRASMIFEPLRTITIEKLAALQYQQQ